One window from the genome of Gimesia aquarii encodes:
- a CDS encoding phosphate ABC transporter substrate-binding protein, whose amino-acid sequence MPQKNILIIFFVSLISTCAGYSCSSSGNAGSGPTSKSEQLVLTGSSTVAPLAVEIGKRFESLHPGIRIDVQTGGSSRGTADARRGLADIGMASRALKPEEEDLLGFTIAQDGVCVIIHGDNSVNELSDEQIAGIFSDKINNWKEVGGQDAPITVVNKSEGRATLEVFLKYFKLKNSEIKADVVIGDNEQGIKTISGNRNAIGYVSIGTAEFGSQNGVPIKLLPAGGVKATTDNLAKGTFPISRPLNFVTKTEPEGLIKEFIDFAQSDQVHDLVKEQYFVPTTK is encoded by the coding sequence ATACTTATCATATTCTTCGTGTCTCTTATATCGACATGCGCTGGATACTCTTGCTCATCGTCCGGGAACGCTGGAAGTGGGCCAACATCGAAGTCAGAGCAACTCGTTCTGACAGGCTCCAGTACTGTAGCTCCTTTAGCGGTCGAGATCGGCAAACGATTCGAGTCACTCCATCCAGGCATACGAATTGATGTGCAGACCGGTGGTTCATCGCGGGGCACTGCCGATGCCCGGCGGGGGTTGGCTGATATCGGTATGGCATCGCGGGCTCTCAAGCCGGAAGAAGAGGATTTACTCGGGTTCACCATAGCGCAAGACGGTGTCTGCGTGATTATACATGGCGATAATAGTGTTAATGAACTGAGTGATGAACAGATTGCAGGCATCTTTTCTGACAAGATTAATAACTGGAAGGAAGTGGGAGGTCAGGATGCGCCAATTACCGTCGTAAACAAATCGGAAGGACGGGCCACACTGGAAGTGTTCCTGAAATATTTCAAATTAAAGAATTCGGAAATCAAAGCAGATGTGGTCATCGGCGACAACGAACAAGGCATCAAAACCATCTCCGGCAACCGCAACGCGATTGGGTACGTATCGATCGGAACAGCAGAGTTCGGTTCACAGAACGGGGTTCCAATTAAGCTGCTGCCAGCTGGTGGTGTGAAAGCAACGACAGACAACCTTGCCAAGGGCACATTTCCCATCTCACGTCCACTCAACTTCGTTACGAAAACAGAACCTGAAGGACTGATTAAAGAATTCATTGACTTTGCCCAATCAGACCAGGTTCACGACCTTGTCAAGGAGCAGTATTTTGTTCCGACTACAAAGTGA